From Rhodococcus antarcticus, the proteins below share one genomic window:
- a CDS encoding aspartate-semialdehyde dehydrogenase, translating to MTGVNVGIVGATGQVGAVVLRLLAERAFPVDDLRLFASARSAGSTITWQGRDITVEDASTADPAGLDIAIFSAGGSTSTAQGPRFAAAGVTVIDNSSAWRMDPDVPLVVSEVNPEAIADARKGIIANPNCTTMAAMPVLKVLHDEAGLTRLVVSTYQAVSGSGLAGVEELDSQVKAVVERASELTHDGSGVPFPPPVKYVAPIAFNVLPLAGSVLEDGSNETDEERKLRNESRKILGLPELLVSGTCVRVPVFTGHSLSVNAEFARPLSVARAQELLAGAPGVELVDVPTPLAAAGADPSLVGRVRQDEGVPDGRGLALFISSDNLRKGAALNTVQIAELLLP from the coding sequence GTGACGGGCGTGAACGTCGGCATCGTCGGTGCCACCGGGCAGGTCGGGGCCGTGGTGCTGCGGCTGCTCGCCGAGCGTGCGTTCCCCGTGGACGACCTGCGGCTGTTCGCGTCGGCGCGATCGGCCGGCTCCACCATCACCTGGCAGGGCCGCGACATCACCGTCGAGGACGCGTCCACCGCGGACCCCGCGGGCCTGGACATCGCGATCTTCTCCGCGGGCGGCTCCACGTCCACGGCGCAGGGTCCGCGGTTCGCGGCCGCGGGCGTCACCGTCATCGACAACTCGTCGGCCTGGCGGATGGACCCGGACGTGCCGCTGGTGGTCAGCGAGGTCAACCCCGAGGCCATCGCCGACGCCCGCAAGGGCATCATCGCCAACCCGAACTGCACGACCATGGCCGCGATGCCCGTGCTGAAGGTGCTGCACGACGAGGCCGGGCTGACCCGGCTGGTCGTCTCGACCTACCAGGCGGTCTCCGGCAGCGGCCTCGCCGGCGTCGAGGAGCTGGACAGCCAGGTGAAGGCCGTCGTCGAGCGGGCGAGCGAGCTCACCCACGACGGCTCGGGCGTTCCCTTCCCCCCGCCGGTGAAGTACGTGGCGCCCATCGCGTTCAACGTGCTGCCGCTGGCCGGGTCGGTCCTGGAGGACGGGTCGAACGAGACCGACGAGGAACGCAAGCTCCGCAACGAGAGCCGCAAGATCCTCGGCCTGCCCGAGCTGCTGGTCTCCGGCACGTGCGTCCGGGTGCCGGTGTTCACGGGGCACTCGCTGTCGGTGAACGCCGAGTTCGCCCGGCCGCTCAGCGTGGCGCGGGCGCAGGAGCTGTTGGCCGGCGCGCCGGGTGTCGAGCTGGTGGACGTGCCGACCCCGCTGGCCGCGGCCGGGGCCGACCCGTCCCTCGTCGGGCGCGTTCGCCAGGACGAGGGCGTCCCGGACGGACGCGGGCTCGCGCTGTTCATCTCCAGCGACAACCTCCGCAAGGGCGCGGCGCTGAACACGGTGCAGATCGCGGAGCTCCTGCTGCCCTGA
- a CDS encoding aspartate kinase, with product MALVVQKYGGSSVGSAERIRRVAERIVDTKKAGHDVVVVVSAMGDTTDELLDLARQVAPVPPAREMDMLLTAGERISNALVAMAIHSLGAEARSFTGSQAGVITDGAHGRARIIDVTPGRVRSALDEGSIVLVAGFQGVSQTSKDVTTLGRGGSDTTAVALAAALGADVCEIYTDVDGVFSADPRIVADARQLESISYEEMLEMAACGAKVLMLRCVEYARRYGVPVHVRSSYSTKPGTIVSGSMEDIPVEQAIITGVAHDRSEAKVTVVGVPDNPGKAAQIFRAVADAEIDIDMVLQNVSGAATGRTDITFTLPRTDGPAAVEKLTKLQPVIGFTQVLYDENVGKVSLIGAGMRSHPGVTATFCEALATAGVNIDIISTSEIRISVLCRDTQLDDAVRALHAAFDLGDPDGGQAVVYGGTGR from the coding sequence GTGGCCCTCGTCGTGCAGAAGTACGGAGGTTCGTCGGTCGGGTCGGCCGAGCGGATCCGTCGGGTGGCCGAGCGCATCGTCGACACCAAGAAGGCGGGACACGACGTCGTCGTCGTCGTCTCCGCGATGGGCGACACCACCGACGAGCTGCTCGACCTCGCCCGCCAGGTCGCCCCCGTCCCCCCCGCCCGGGAGATGGACATGCTCCTCACCGCTGGGGAGCGCATCTCGAACGCGTTGGTGGCCATGGCGATCCACTCCCTCGGCGCCGAGGCCCGCAGCTTCACCGGCTCGCAGGCCGGCGTCATCACCGACGGGGCGCACGGCAGGGCACGCATCATCGACGTCACCCCGGGGCGGGTGCGCAGCGCGCTCGACGAGGGCTCCATCGTCCTCGTCGCCGGCTTCCAGGGGGTGAGCCAGACCAGCAAGGACGTCACGACGCTGGGCCGCGGCGGCTCGGACACCACCGCCGTGGCGCTGGCTGCCGCGCTGGGCGCCGACGTCTGCGAGATCTACACCGACGTCGACGGCGTGTTCTCCGCGGACCCGCGCATCGTCGCCGACGCCCGCCAGCTGGAGTCCATCTCCTACGAGGAGATGCTCGAGATGGCCGCCTGCGGGGCCAAGGTCCTCATGCTCCGGTGCGTGGAGTACGCCCGGCGCTACGGAGTCCCCGTGCACGTCCGCAGCTCGTACTCGACCAAGCCCGGCACGATCGTGTCCGGATCGATGGAGGACATCCCCGTGGAACAGGCGATCATCACCGGTGTCGCGCACGACCGCTCCGAGGCGAAGGTGACGGTGGTGGGCGTGCCGGACAACCCCGGCAAGGCCGCCCAGATCTTCCGGGCCGTCGCCGACGCGGAGATCGACATCGACATGGTGCTGCAGAACGTCTCGGGCGCAGCGACCGGCAGGACCGACATCACCTTCACCCTGCCGCGCACCGACGGCCCTGCCGCCGTCGAGAAGCTGACCAAGCTGCAGCCGGTCATCGGCTTCACGCAGGTGCTCTACGACGAGAACGTGGGCAAGGTGTCCCTCATCGGTGCAGGCATGCGCAGCCACCCCGGGGTCACGGCCACCTTCTGCGAGGCGCTGGCCACCGCGGGGGTCAACATCGACATCATCTCCACCTCCGAGATCCGCATCTCGGTGCTGTGCCGCGACACCCAGCTCGACGACGCCGTGCGCGCGCTGCACGCCGCCTTCGACCTCGGGGACCCCGACGGGGGCCAGGCCGTGGTCTACGGCGGGACCGGGCGGTGA
- a CDS encoding nitroreductase family protein produces the protein MTTPDPTRLADTAVPVHPLVAARWSPRALDPTATLDDTTLTALLEAARWASSWGGSQPARFIVGRRGDETFDGLVSTLSRGNRSWAPRASALVLGVTRVRDGEKVLTHSAFDLGQAVAQLTLQAVSEGLVTHPMAGFDAEAARARFGVPEDFAPLVLVAVGSLADPSTVEPELAAKEQKPRARRALAEVAFAGTWGAPVLG, from the coding sequence ATGACCACTCCCGACCCCACCCGGCTCGCCGACACCGCGGTGCCCGTGCACCCCCTCGTCGCCGCGCGGTGGAGCCCCCGAGCGCTCGATCCCACCGCCACCCTCGACGACACCACCCTGACCGCCCTGCTCGAGGCCGCCCGCTGGGCGTCGTCCTGGGGTGGCTCGCAGCCCGCGCGCTTCATCGTCGGTCGGCGGGGGGACGAGACCTTCGACGGACTGGTGTCCACCCTGTCCCGCGGAAACCGCTCCTGGGCACCCCGCGCGTCGGCGCTGGTCCTCGGGGTCACCCGGGTCCGCGACGGGGAGAAGGTGTTGACCCACAGCGCCTTCGACCTCGGCCAGGCAGTAGCCCAGCTCACCCTCCAGGCGGTGTCCGAGGGGCTGGTGACCCACCCGATGGCAGGCTTCGACGCCGAGGCAGCCCGAGCGAGGTTCGGGGTGCCCGAGGACTTCGCCCCCCTGGTGCTGGTCGCAGTGGGGTCGCTCGCCGACCCGTCCACGGTCGAGCCCGAGCTCGCCGCCAAGGAGCAGAAGCCGCGGGCGCGCCGCGCGCTCGCCGAGGTCGCCTTCGCCGGCACGTGGGGCGCGCCCGTGCTCGGGTGA
- the kynU gene encoding kynureninase, giving the protein MSTRERAAELDAQDPLAHLRERHHLPEGLVYLDGNSLGAMPRTAPARLQHTVAHEWGERLIRSWNESGWYTAPARAAAALAPLLGADADEVVVADSTSVNLAKLLHTALTLRPGRGVIVMERGSFPTDLYVARGVLALRGGGELRLVDGPQDLLGVLDDDVALVSVTEVDFRTGFRWDVGAVTASAHAAGALALVDLCHSTGALDVDVHAWDVDLAVGCGYKFLHGGPGAPAHCYVARRHHAGLPSPTPAWFGHAEPFAMSTGFTPAPGVQRLAGGTPPVLSLTGLLCGLESLEGATPAQLQAKATALTGFFLELLDAHCPELEIATPRDPARRGAHVSVRHPRAYALVQALIARDVVGDFRDPDIARFGLAPTTTRFVDLVTAVEQVRAVLDGGEDTQERFAARTAVT; this is encoded by the coding sequence GTGAGCACCCGTGAGCGCGCCGCCGAGCTCGACGCCCAGGATCCGCTGGCGCACCTGCGCGAGCGCCACCACCTGCCCGAGGGCCTCGTGTACCTCGACGGCAACAGCCTCGGCGCGATGCCCCGCACGGCACCGGCGCGGTTGCAGCACACCGTTGCCCACGAGTGGGGCGAGCGGCTCATCCGGTCCTGGAACGAGTCCGGCTGGTACACCGCCCCGGCCCGGGCCGCGGCGGCCCTGGCCCCCCTGCTGGGAGCGGACGCCGACGAGGTGGTGGTGGCCGACTCCACGTCGGTGAACCTGGCCAAGCTGCTGCACACCGCGCTCACGCTGCGGCCCGGGCGGGGCGTGATCGTCATGGAGCGCGGCTCCTTCCCCACCGACCTCTACGTCGCCCGCGGGGTGCTCGCCCTCCGCGGGGGTGGCGAGCTGCGGCTCGTCGACGGCCCGCAGGACCTGCTCGGGGTGCTCGACGACGACGTCGCGCTCGTCTCCGTCACCGAGGTGGACTTCCGCACCGGGTTCCGCTGGGACGTCGGCGCGGTCACCGCGTCCGCGCACGCCGCCGGCGCCCTCGCCCTGGTGGACCTCTGCCACTCCACCGGCGCGCTCGACGTCGACGTGCACGCCTGGGACGTGGACCTCGCCGTCGGCTGCGGGTACAAGTTCCTCCACGGCGGTCCGGGCGCCCCGGCGCACTGCTACGTGGCCCGGCGTCACCACGCGGGCCTGCCGTCGCCCACGCCGGCGTGGTTCGGCCACGCAGAGCCGTTCGCCATGAGCACCGGGTTCACCCCCGCCCCCGGGGTCCAGCGTCTTGCCGGGGGCACTCCGCCGGTGCTCTCGCTGACGGGGCTGCTGTGCGGGCTGGAGTCCCTCGAGGGAGCCACCCCCGCACAGCTGCAGGCCAAGGCGACCGCGCTCACCGGCTTCTTCCTCGAGCTGCTCGACGCGCACTGCCCCGAGCTCGAGATCGCGACGCCGCGGGACCCGGCGCGGCGCGGCGCGCACGTCAGCGTCCGGCACCCGCGGGCCTACGCCCTGGTGCAGGCCCTCATCGCGCGGGACGTGGTCGGCGACTTCCGCGACCCGGACATCGCACGCTTCGGGCTGGCCCCCACCACCACGCGGTTCGTCGACCTCGTCACGGCCGTCGAGCAGGTCCGGGCCGTGCTCGACGGGGGCGAGGACACCCAGGAGCGGTTCGCCGCCCGCACGGCCGTCACGTAG
- the leuA gene encoding 2-isopropylmalate synthase, producing the protein MTTPDAFTPASRSIRTPARPAPADQAPWNPQRGSSMPTHRYLSYADDVAPVVLPDRTWPEVVLDRAPLWCAVDLRDGNQALIDPMSPARKRRMFDLLVRMGYKEIEVGFPAASQTDFDFVREIITDGAIPDDVTIQVLTQCRPELIERTFAACEGATSAIVHFYNSTSILQRRVVFRSERTAITKIATDAAAFALECAAKQPETRWRWEYSPESYTGTELEYALEVCDAVTAVLAPTPANPVIINLPATVEMATPNVYADSIEWMHRHLARRDSILLSLHPHNDRGTGVAAAELGFAAGADRIEGCLFGNGERTGNVCLVTLGLNLFSRGVDPQIDFSDIDEIRRTVEYCNQLPVGERHPYGGDLVYTAFSGSHQDAINKGLDQMKIDADTADSDVDDLRWAVPYLPIDPKDVGRTYEAVIRVNSQSGKGGVAYIMKSDHHLALPRRLQIEFSQIVQKVTDVEGGEVSPKAMWDVFATTYLDPITPLERIRQKVTAAETDDGLDQIVAVVKVDGVEREIEGTGNGPLAAFVDAIAGVGFDVRVLDYSEHAMSAGDDASAAAYVECAVGDKVVWGVGLATSITTASLRAVVSAVNRA; encoded by the coding sequence ATGACCACTCCCGACGCCTTCACCCCCGCCTCGCGCAGCATCCGCACCCCCGCCCGGCCCGCCCCGGCCGACCAGGCGCCCTGGAACCCGCAGCGCGGGTCCTCCATGCCGACCCACCGCTACCTGTCCTACGCCGACGACGTCGCGCCCGTCGTCCTGCCCGACCGCACCTGGCCCGAGGTCGTGCTGGACCGTGCCCCGCTGTGGTGCGCGGTGGACCTGCGCGACGGCAACCAGGCCCTGATCGATCCCATGAGCCCCGCGCGCAAGCGGCGGATGTTCGACCTGCTGGTGCGGATGGGCTACAAGGAGATCGAGGTCGGCTTCCCGGCCGCCAGCCAGACCGACTTCGACTTCGTCCGCGAGATCATCACCGACGGCGCCATCCCCGACGACGTGACCATCCAGGTCCTGACGCAGTGCCGACCCGAGCTGATCGAGCGCACCTTCGCCGCCTGCGAGGGGGCCACCTCGGCCATCGTGCACTTCTACAACTCGACGTCGATCCTGCAGCGCCGGGTGGTCTTCCGCAGCGAGCGCACGGCCATCACGAAGATCGCCACCGACGCCGCGGCCTTCGCCCTGGAGTGTGCGGCGAAGCAGCCCGAGACGCGCTGGCGCTGGGAGTACTCCCCGGAGAGCTACACCGGCACCGAGCTGGAGTACGCCCTCGAGGTCTGCGACGCGGTCACCGCCGTGCTGGCCCCGACCCCGGCGAACCCGGTGATCATCAACCTGCCGGCCACCGTGGAGATGGCCACGCCGAACGTCTACGCGGACTCCATCGAGTGGATGCACCGCCACCTCGCCCGGCGCGACTCGATCCTGCTGAGCCTGCACCCGCACAACGACCGTGGCACCGGGGTGGCCGCGGCCGAGCTCGGCTTCGCCGCCGGGGCCGACCGCATCGAGGGCTGCCTGTTCGGCAACGGGGAGCGCACCGGCAACGTGTGCCTGGTGACCCTGGGCCTGAACCTGTTCAGCCGTGGCGTGGACCCGCAGATCGACTTCTCCGACATCGACGAGATCCGCCGCACCGTCGAGTACTGCAACCAGCTGCCCGTCGGGGAGCGTCACCCCTACGGCGGCGACCTCGTCTACACCGCGTTCTCCGGCAGCCACCAGGACGCGATCAACAAGGGCCTGGACCAGATGAAGATCGATGCCGACACCGCGGACAGCGACGTCGACGACCTCCGGTGGGCCGTGCCGTACCTGCCCATCGACCCCAAGGACGTCGGCCGCACCTACGAGGCCGTGATCCGGGTGAACAGCCAGTCGGGCAAGGGCGGTGTCGCCTACATCATGAAGAGCGACCACCACCTGGCGCTGCCGCGGCGGCTGCAGATCGAGTTCTCCCAGATCGTGCAGAAGGTGACCGACGTCGAGGGGGGCGAGGTCAGCCCCAAGGCCATGTGGGACGTGTTCGCCACCACCTACCTCGACCCGATCACCCCGCTGGAGCGGATACGGCAGAAGGTGACCGCGGCCGAGACCGACGACGGCCTGGACCAGATCGTGGCCGTGGTCAAGGTCGACGGGGTGGAGCGGGAGATCGAGGGCACGGGCAACGGTCCGCTCGCGGCCTTCGTCGACGCGATCGCCGGGGTGGGCTTCGACGTGCGGGTGCTCGACTACTCCGAGCACGCGATGTCCGCCGGTGACGATGCCTCCGCGGCCGCCTACGTCGAGTGCGCCGTGGGCGACAAGGTGGTCTGGGGCGTGGGCCTGGCGACGTCGATCACCACGGCCTCGCTGCGCGCGGTGGTCTCGGCCGTGAACCGCGCCTGA
- a CDS encoding FBP domain-containing protein codes for MTTGAATSPEEDHHVGLALRHATGGPRRAQMCTLCLTTHTGNGVALMAAARAGAPGRRGDTAGIYTCSDLACSLYVRGKRSPAAGRSYKEDVDPADRAARIRARIAAFITACAEPRAPAPRPTCPPTHLPPGPLAPRTALCAHNAPRTAPDQRCARTTPVRGPPERPRVPRDPTGPQARFTAETTARSEAVVIDVARPTPQTTLSPTAHST; via the coding sequence GTGACGACGGGCGCTGCTACCTCGCCCGAGGAGGACCACCACGTCGGGCTCGCCCTGCGCCACGCCACGGGGGGCCCGCGCCGGGCGCAGATGTGCACGCTGTGCCTGACCACCCACACCGGGAACGGGGTCGCGCTGATGGCCGCGGCCCGGGCCGGGGCGCCGGGGCGGCGCGGCGACACCGCGGGGATCTACACCTGCTCGGACCTCGCGTGCTCGCTCTACGTGCGGGGCAAGCGGTCCCCCGCGGCCGGGCGCAGCTACAAGGAGGACGTCGACCCCGCGGACCGCGCGGCGCGCATCCGGGCACGGATCGCTGCGTTCATCACCGCGTGCGCTGAGCCCCGGGCCCCTGCCCCCCGGCCCACTTGCCCCCCGACCCACTTGCCCCCCGGCCCACTTGCCCCCCGAACGGCGTTGTGCGCGCACAACGCGCCAAGAACGGCCCCTGACCAGCGTTGTGCGCGCACAACGCCGGTCAGGGGGCCGCCAGAACGCCCCCGGGTCCCCCGGGACCCGACCGGGCCTCAGGCGCGGTTCACGGCCGAGACCACCGCGCGCAGCGAGGCCGTGGTGATCGACGTCGCCAGGCCCACGCCCCAGACCACCTTGTCGCCCACGGCGCACTCGACGTAG
- a CDS encoding ABC transporter ATP-binding protein yields MTAAATTPSEPDVLLSVEGLQVHFPITRGVLLDRVVGHVHAVDGVDLAVRRGETYGLVGESGCGKSTLGRGILRLVEPTGGRVVFDGTDLSTLKGEGLRTARRRMQMVFQDPLSSLDPRQSVESLLTEGMKAHGLHPGPGQRHARLRSLLSSVGLPTTALSKYPHEFSGGQRQRIGIARALTVEPDLLVADEPVSALDVSVQAQVLNLLEDLQAELGLTYLVIAHDLAVVRHISDRIGVMYLGGLVEEAPAGELYREPLHPYTRALLSAVPVPDPVVEDSRQQILLAGDLPSPADPPTGCRFHTRCPWKQPTRCDTERPQLRVLDGVDSGHPVPAGHTVACHHAERILSGELQPHAVVAEATDPAELQLREVPDGPGSVNEVV; encoded by the coding sequence GTGACCGCCGCCGCGACCACCCCGTCGGAGCCGGACGTCCTGCTCTCCGTCGAGGGCCTGCAGGTGCACTTCCCGATCACCCGGGGCGTGCTCCTCGACCGCGTCGTCGGCCACGTCCACGCCGTGGACGGGGTGGACCTGGCCGTCCGGCGCGGGGAGACCTACGGACTGGTGGGGGAGTCGGGCTGCGGCAAGTCCACGCTCGGCCGCGGGATCCTGCGGCTGGTGGAGCCCACCGGCGGGCGGGTGGTCTTCGACGGCACCGACCTGTCCACCCTCAAGGGCGAGGGCCTGCGGACGGCCCGCCGGCGGATGCAGATGGTGTTCCAGGACCCGCTCAGCTCGCTGGACCCCCGGCAGTCGGTGGAGAGCCTGCTGACCGAGGGGATGAAGGCGCACGGGCTGCACCCCGGGCCCGGGCAGCGGCACGCGCGGCTGCGGTCGCTGCTGAGCTCGGTGGGCCTGCCCACCACGGCGCTGAGCAAGTACCCGCACGAGTTCTCCGGCGGTCAGCGCCAGCGGATCGGGATCGCCCGCGCGCTCACGGTGGAGCCGGACCTGCTGGTGGCCGACGAACCCGTGAGCGCGCTCGACGTCTCCGTGCAGGCGCAGGTGCTGAACCTGCTGGAGGACCTGCAGGCCGAGCTCGGGCTGACCTACCTCGTCATCGCCCACGACCTGGCCGTGGTCCGCCACATCTCCGACCGGATCGGCGTGATGTACCTGGGTGGGCTCGTCGAGGAGGCCCCGGCGGGCGAGCTCTACCGCGAGCCGCTGCACCCGTACACCCGCGCGCTGCTCTCGGCCGTGCCGGTGCCGGACCCGGTGGTGGAGGACAGCCGGCAGCAGATCCTGCTGGCCGGCGACCTGCCGTCCCCGGCCGACCCGCCCACCGGCTGCCGCTTCCACACCCGGTGCCCGTGGAAGCAGCCCACCCGCTGCGACACGGAGCGACCGCAGCTGAGGGTGCTCGACGGGGTGGACTCCGGGCACCCCGTCCCGGCCGGACACACCGTCGCCTGCCACCACGCCGAGCGCATCCTCTCCGGCGAGCTGCAGCCGCACGCCGTCGTCGCGGAGGCCACCGACCCGGCGGAGCTGCAGCTGCGCGAGGTCCCGGACGGTCCGGGATCGGTCAACGAGGTGGTGTGA
- a CDS encoding ABC transporter ATP-binding protein has translation MSTVSLLEVDDLTVTFNRKGATPFTAVDGVSFAVDAGSTVGLVGESGCGKSVTSLAIMGLLPHRGVQVSGSVRFEGTDLLTLGDKALRDRRGRDVAMVFQDPLSSLNPVVPLGIQVTEVIERHRGTARKAAMVEAEGLLERVGIPDPHRRLKEYPHQLSGGMRQRALIAMALACKPRLLIADEPTTALDVTIQAQILALLRELVLDSGTALVMITHDLGVVAGLCDEVNVLYGGRVVERAGRHELFAHPRHPYTHGLLASIPRLDTGAGGGRLVPIPGSVVDNIPWTHGCAFAPRCSRAVGACTTETPEELVVDGRLLRCHNPVPELAGVGR, from the coding sequence GTGAGCACGGTGTCGCTGCTCGAGGTCGACGACCTGACGGTCACCTTCAACCGCAAGGGGGCGACCCCGTTCACCGCCGTGGACGGGGTGAGCTTCGCCGTCGACGCCGGGAGCACCGTCGGTCTCGTCGGCGAGTCGGGCTGCGGCAAGTCCGTCACCTCGCTGGCGATCATGGGGCTGCTGCCGCACCGGGGGGTGCAGGTCAGCGGGTCGGTCCGCTTCGAGGGCACCGACCTGCTCACCCTGGGCGACAAGGCGCTGCGCGACCGACGCGGGCGGGACGTCGCGATGGTGTTCCAGGACCCGCTGAGCTCGCTGAACCCCGTGGTGCCGCTGGGCATCCAGGTCACCGAGGTGATCGAGCGCCACCGCGGCACGGCCCGGAAGGCGGCCATGGTCGAGGCCGAGGGCCTGCTCGAGCGGGTGGGGATCCCCGACCCGCACCGCAGGCTCAAGGAGTACCCCCACCAGCTCTCCGGCGGGATGCGCCAGCGCGCGCTCATCGCCATGGCCCTGGCCTGCAAGCCGCGGCTGCTGATCGCCGACGAGCCGACCACGGCCCTCGACGTCACCATCCAGGCGCAGATCCTGGCCCTGCTGCGCGAGCTGGTGCTGGACAGCGGCACCGCACTGGTCATGATCACCCACGACCTCGGCGTCGTGGCCGGGCTCTGCGACGAGGTGAACGTCCTCTACGGCGGCAGGGTGGTCGAGCGGGCGGGACGCCACGAGCTCTTCGCCCACCCGCGGCACCCGTACACCCACGGCCTGCTCGCCTCCATCCCACGGCTGGACACCGGTGCCGGCGGGGGACGGCTGGTCCCCATCCCCGGCTCGGTCGTCGACAACATCCCGTGGACGCACGGCTGCGCCTTCGCTCCGCGCTGCTCCCGCGCCGTGGGCGCCTGCACCACCGAGACCCCCGAGGAGCTCGTCGTGGACGGTCGCCTGCTGCGCTGCCACAACCCGGTGCCCGAGCTCGCGGGGGTGGGCCGGTGA
- a CDS encoding ABC transporter permease, which produces MSTTSTTDPTPVPEPPRRDLLGRKKRLDDLADSGVSLSTDAWRRLRRNPVFLLGGAIITVFVLVAIFADLLAPQDASVTMLADQVSRARNAIPPSQPGHPLGGDQFGYDLLSRLIVGSRQTLLVGVLATLIGLAGGLTLGTLAGALGGRVDTVIMRVVDVLLSIPSLLLAISITALFSQGSLYTVIVAVAVVQIPVFARLLRGSLLAQRDSDHVLAARSLGIKPVPIVFRHMLPNAISPVIVQSTLVLATSIIDAAALSFLGVGNPDRSRPEWGQMLGEAQGFIDSHPSLAFYPAGAIVLVALGFTLVGESLREALDPKNRR; this is translated from the coding sequence GTGAGCACCACCTCCACGACGGACCCCACGCCGGTGCCGGAGCCGCCCCGCCGCGACCTGCTCGGCCGCAAGAAGCGGCTCGACGACCTCGCGGACTCCGGCGTGAGCCTGTCCACCGATGCCTGGCGCCGGCTGCGCCGCAACCCGGTGTTCCTGCTGGGCGGCGCCATCATCACGGTGTTCGTGCTGGTCGCGATCTTCGCGGACCTGCTCGCCCCGCAGGACGCCAGCGTCACGATGCTGGCCGACCAGGTCTCCCGGGCCCGCAACGCCATCCCCCCGTCCCAGCCCGGGCACCCCCTCGGCGGCGACCAGTTCGGCTACGACCTGCTCTCGCGGCTGATCGTCGGCAGCCGGCAGACGCTGCTGGTGGGCGTGCTCGCCACCCTCATCGGGCTGGCCGGCGGGCTCACGCTCGGCACCCTGGCCGGCGCGCTCGGCGGCCGGGTCGACACCGTCATCATGCGCGTGGTCGACGTGCTGCTCAGCATCCCGAGCCTGCTGCTGGCCATCTCGATCACGGCGCTGTTCAGCCAGGGTTCGCTCTACACGGTGATCGTGGCCGTCGCGGTGGTGCAGATCCCGGTGTTCGCCCGCCTGCTGCGGGGCTCGCTGCTCGCCCAGCGGGACTCCGACCACGTGCTCGCCGCCCGGTCGCTGGGCATCAAGCCGGTCCCGATCGTGTTCCGGCACATGCTGCCCAACGCCATCTCACCGGTCATCGTCCAGTCGACCCTGGTGCTGGCGACGTCGATCATCGACGCGGCGGCGCTGAGCTTCCTCGGCGTCGGCAACCCCGACCGCTCCCGGCCGGAGTGGGGCCAGATGCTGGGCGAGGCGCAGGGCTTCATCGACAGCCACCCGTCGCTGGCCTTCTACCCGGCCGGCGCCATCGTGCTCGTGGCGCTCGGCTTCACGCTCGTCGGCGAGTCGCTGCGCGAGGCCCTCGACCCCAAGAACAGGCGGTGA
- a CDS encoding ABC transporter permease — protein sequence MLRFTVRRVLQLAVVIAVLALLLFAWLRSLPGGPASALCGDRCSEAARAQLQTSLGLDRSLPVQLGSFVGRVVRGDFGTSTGVQPGVSASQIFLDRFPATVELALAAIVLAVVLGVPLGYLSARRRGTWLDNVGVVGSLIGVAVPVFFLAFLLKYVFAVKLGWLPSAGRQAVDINSTTVTGFATLDGLLTGEYDATLDALKHLVLPAVTLATIPFAVVFRITRAAVLDVLDEDYVRTAEAKGLLARTIRSRHVLRNAMLPVVTTIGLQVGALLAGAVLTETVFAYRGLGDALATAFRERDYSVLQVLILAAAIVYVVVNLLVDLSYALIDPRVRTR from the coding sequence GTGCTCCGGTTCACCGTCCGGAGGGTCCTGCAGCTGGCGGTGGTGATCGCCGTGCTGGCTCTGCTGCTGTTCGCCTGGCTGCGGAGCCTGCCCGGTGGTCCCGCCTCCGCCCTGTGCGGGGACCGCTGCTCGGAGGCGGCCAGGGCGCAGCTGCAGACCTCGCTCGGGCTCGACCGCTCGCTGCCGGTCCAGCTCGGGTCGTTCGTCGGGCGCGTGGTGCGGGGTGACTTCGGGACCTCCACCGGCGTGCAGCCCGGCGTCAGCGCCTCGCAGATCTTCCTCGACCGCTTCCCGGCCACCGTGGAGCTCGCGCTCGCCGCGATCGTGCTCGCGGTGGTGCTGGGGGTCCCGCTGGGCTACCTCTCGGCCCGGCGTCGCGGCACCTGGCTCGACAACGTCGGCGTGGTCGGCTCCCTCATCGGGGTGGCTGTCCCGGTGTTCTTCCTGGCCTTCCTGCTGAAGTACGTCTTCGCCGTCAAGCTCGGGTGGCTGCCCTCGGCCGGTCGGCAGGCCGTGGACATCAACTCCACCACGGTGACCGGCTTCGCCACGCTCGACGGGCTGCTCACCGGCGAGTACGACGCCACCCTGGACGCGCTGAAGCACCTGGTCCTCCCGGCCGTGACCCTGGCGACCATCCCGTTCGCCGTGGTCTTCCGGATCACCCGGGCCGCGGTGCTCGACGTGCTGGACGAGGACTACGTGCGCACCGCGGAGGCCAAGGGGCTGCTCGCGCGCACCATCCGGAGCCGCCACGTGCTGCGCAACGCGATGCTGCCGGTGGTCACCACCATCGGGCTGCAGGTGGGCGCGCTGCTCGCCGGGGCCGTGCTCACCGAGACCGTCTTCGCCTACCGCGGCCTCGGCGACGCGCTGGCCACCGCGTTCCGCGAGCGCGACTACTCGGTGCTGCAGGTGCTGATCCTGGCGGCGGCGATCGTCTACGTCGTGGTCAACCTGCTCGTCGACCTCTCCTACGCGCTCATCGACCCGCGGGTGAGGACGCGGTGA